The genomic interval GATCGGGTGGATTGCATGATTGCGCTGCCGGGGCAGTTGTTTTACACGACGCAGATTCCAGCCTGTTTGTGGTTTGTGACGCGCAATAAGAAGGGCGTTGTAGGGGCGAAAGGTTTTTCGCCCTTGCGCGATCGCCGGGGTGAGACGCTGTTTATTGATGCGCGGAACCCTCTGTGACAATATGGATGAGACACCTGACCACTTTCAAATTACTGTCTAGTTCAGGTGAACTTCTATGGTGATGCCTTGTGTCTCCACTCCTGCCCATAACGGCGCTCAAGCATCCGGTGTACGTAATCCCGAAGTGGTAGAAAAAGCACAACGTCGAATTTACACGGCTGAGTACAAGCTACGGATTCTTCAAGAAACCGACAGTTGTAGTGAAGGACAAATTGGTGCGATTTTGCGGCGTGAGGGACTGTACTCGTCGCACTTGACGACCTGGCGACGACAACGACAAGCCGGACAACTGGCAGCGTTAACAGACAACAAGCGGGGGCGCAAACCTATGCCAGCCAATCCTTTGAATGCTGAGGTCGAGCGGTTGCGACGGGAGAATGAACGGCTCAGCCAACGGCTGCAACAAGCCGAGTTGATCATCGATATTCAAAAAAAAGCTTGTGCGATCTTAAACATCACGCTGGCGACGAACACCAGCGACACCAGCGATTGATGAGTGCCGTTGAACAACTGGCACCGACAATGGGTGTTGCACCGGTTTGTCAGGGATTGGGGGTCAGCCGTGCTAGCTACTATCGCAAGCAAAAGCCTAAGGGTGAACCCAAACCCAAGCCGAAACCTGAGCGTGCGCTCAGCAATGAGGAACGACAACAGGTTTTGGATCTACTGCATAGTGACCGTTTTGTAGACCAATCCCCCCAGGAGGTATACGCCACCCTACTCGACGAAGGCACTTATCTATGTTCGATGCGCACGATGTACCGCATCCTGGCAGACCATGCCGAAGTGAGGGAACGCCGCCATCAATTACGCCACCCCAACTACCAAAAGCCCGAACTGCTGGCAACCGGGGCAAACCAGTTGTGGTCGTGGGACATCACCAAACTCTATGGACCTTACAAATGGACTTACTACTATCTCTATGTCATCTTGGATGTCTTCAGTCGCTATGTTGTGGGCTGGATGGTCGCCCACCGGGAATCTGCTTCCCTGGCAGAACGGCTGATTGAGCAAACTACTCAAAAACAACAGATCCAGCCCGGACAGTTAACGATTCATGCTGACCGAGGAGCCGCGATGACGTCAAAGGCGGTTGCCCTGTTGCTGTCTGACCTCGGTGTGACCAAAACCCATTCTCGTCCCCATGTGTCCAATGACAACCCTTATTCCGAAGCGCAGTTCAAGACCCTCAAGTACCAGCCTCAATTTCCCAAACAGTTTGGCTCAATTGAAGATGCTCGCACCTTTTGTCAAACCTTTTTCCAGTGGTATAACCACGACCATCACCATAGCGGTATCGGCTTGTTAACACCTGCGATCTTGCACTACGGACAAGCCCCGGCCGTGACGCAACAAAGACAGCAGGTGTTGCAAGCTGCATACCTCACCCATCCAGAACGTTTTGTCAAAGGTTTGCCAATGCCTCCTGCCATTCCTACAGAAGCTTGGATTAATCCGCCGGTAGTTTCCACTGCCCAGGGACAAGAGCAACACTAATTTCTCGCTCTACGTTGTCTCATTCTTGTTGACACATTCCGTTCAAGGCGGCAACCACTTTTGAGGGTGAAATGAAACCGCTCAATGAGCCAGCGCAGACTATACCACTGGACGCACTGCCAAGCCTGCTCGAAGTTGTCAATCGGTAGCGTCGTCAGCAAGAGTCAGCGAATTGGCTTACCCTCGGACGGTGGGGTTGCTTCTTCGACTAGCAAAACGTTTAAGGTCACAGGTTGACACTGCTTAGGCTGTTTGTGATGACGTGGTACTTCAATGCTCACTTGCAGTCCACGCACCGTTAAGGTCGCACTCCGCGCCGACCGTTCCGGGATGCGCTCGAGTGTAAGCGTCTGCTGTCCCAGCACAGGCGCTTGCTCAATTGCTGGGATGAGATGTTTAAGTCCGTGGTGTCTTGAATCGCCAGCACGACTGCTGCCGCATTGGCTCGCTCCACCACACTGCCGCGATGACTCGCCAAAATCTGTGTCGGTTGCACCCGCTCATTCGTCCAAAACCGATACATACTCTGACTCTTAGAGGCGCTCCCACTCGCCTGTGGCACACTTGCTTCAGGCTGCTCAGCTAACAGGCGCACCGTTTCCCGTAAGCGTTGTCCATGCCGAAAATCACTGAAGGGATGACTTTTGATTTCTTAGCGTGCCCAATCGCGCATGATGACCTCTCGCTAGATGACTCAACAACTGTCATTAAAGCTCTCACACCCGATGCTCTGAAGCGGTGCCCTGTAACACTTCTACGCACTTGTGCCTAATGGATAGCCTTAATAAGGAGGGTTGGGGAGGATCAAGGGTTTTAAAACACTGCCTAGAACTAGCTAAGATCTCCGACTTTTTTGGAAAAGTGGGGGAGCTAAATTTCGCGGCGAAATGTTCGAATCGCTTCACCAGCATCAGTTTCTGCAATTAAGATGCAGCGTTTGAGCAAATCAAGATTGAGGTCATTTAATTCGGGAAATAGGCTGAGATCGACGCGTTCATCGTTGCCATTACGTAGGTGATAAAGTGACAGCAAACCGTCTTCCCAAAACCAAACCTCTGGAACCCCCAATGCTTTGTAGTGCTCTAATTTGCTGCTGCTTCCACTGGTAAACACCACTTCAATGGACAAGTCTGGAATTGGTTTGACGCTCCCAATGCAGTAGGACACATCTGCTTGAGCCGAGACAACCCCTTCTTTTTCCTGGGCCATTGCCCCGGTTGGCTGAAAGAAAATGCCCTTTTCTGCAAGGAAGGTTGTTACCAGGTCACCAATGATGCTTGCGAAAATTTCGTGTTCCCGTCCTGGCATGAGAATTTCGATCGTCCCCTCATCGTAAAACAGCCGCACGCCAGGAGAACCGTCAAAGCCCTTCTGGATCAGCTTGAACTGCTCCCAGGTGCCCTGATGGAGGATGCGTTGGTCACTACTTTGATTAAGAAGAGAGGTCATCGCGTTTACCTCCGGTTTTCCTGCTTGAATTGTGGCATGGTGAAGTCAGTCAGCAGGAACGACAAGGGCTGACTCATGTTGGCAGCAAATCCGAGAATGCCCTGATCCCGGTGTTCATAAAGCAAATTCCCCTCGAGATCGAACAAAAAGGTTCCTCCCCGCTGGGTTAAGTAAGCGGCATTCGGCACGTAGGTTCGCCAATGCCCCAGAGCTTCTGCCATATTTCGCAAGCGTAGGGTTGCCAATTCAAACGGACGCTGAAACCCCTTACCTCCCGCCAGATTAAAGAACGAGCCTTTAAGTGCAGGTAACGGAGCTGCTTTGACCACTTCGTTATCTGCAATCAACTGGGGGGCAGTACGATCGCCCCGGTAGCCACGAAACACTTCTGCTAAGGTACCAGGACTACCCAGCCCCGCACACATCAACATCAAATTGAGCCAGGCATTTTGACCAGGAGACAGCACTGGCACTTTCAGCGATAGCCCTGTATATAGACCCAGTTGCCGATGCAGTTCCGCGGTTGGATCAACAAACAAACTGTGGGGAGAGAACCCGGTGTAGGTGCAGAATTGTTCTCCAGAGGCGCGATCGCCAATGCCGACTGCCCGAATTGTCAGCTTTGCATCCTGGAGTTGCTGAGAGTATTTTTGTAACCACCAGGCATATTCCAGGCTATCAAAATCTCCCAACTGTGGTAGCACCAGCACCAGGAGACGGTACGCAGAATCACACCCATCAAGGATAGAAACCGGGTTGCCATCGCTAACCCGTTGTCGTTGCGTTTGTTTCAAGATGTTGTATGGATTCATTTCATTCCAAAAGGCTTAATCCAACTTTGACAGAATGCCCAATCGAGCAGCATTCGAGCCGCGACAAAAAGCAAAAGGCTTTCCAGTCCCAGCACCGCAAATGGCAACAGAGTTTTTTGAGCAGTCCAGCCTGTATCAATCTGAGCCATCCCTCGCACCAGACCAAACGCCAACACCGCTCCTGAGCGGAGATGAGGATTTGGGTCCTGGCGGATAACGTAGCGGTAGGTGATGCCAAACAGGAAGCCAGAGAGCACCGCGATCGCCCCACTCGCCAACCAACTGAAATCATGACTGGCTGCTGATACGCCTACCAACGTTGCAAATCGAGAACTCAGCGATCGGTTGATCAGGGTTGTCATTGTAAACATGAGTCCTGCTGCCAAAGCCCCCACAATTCCTGCCTTGACTGACTCTACCCGCTCTACCCAGGTCATTTCCACAGCTTCTATCTCTTTACAAGCAAAATTTGGATACAGGGTATAGGGTACAGGGTAGGGGGGACAGGAGATTCATCTCTTCACTCAGTGTCAACTTTGAACTATGATCAATGTTGACCTTATCGCAAAATGATTACTTTACATACGCTCATGGATATTTTGACACTGGGTTGGGTTGGGTTGCTGGCGGTCTTCACGTTCTCCATTTCGCTTGTCGTTTGGGGACGAAATGGATTTTAAGGACGATCGGTAAGGGGTAATCGGTCAAGGCAGAAAAGTTCCTGAGCCAATTACCAATTACCGATTACCCGCATTCGCTGATTAATCGTGAGTTTTTAGTTTATAAGACGATCGTGGAATCTTCGGCTCTTAATATTCTGGTTTTGGTTGCATTTGGGTTGCTGGTCATTGTCAGTGGTGGTATTGGCTATCTCACCCTGGCAGAATGGCGCGATCGCCGTCGCCGCGAACAGGAAGCCCGTGAAAGCCGTCCTGCCCGTCCCAGCCAGCGTACTGCCACCAAAGTCAAAAAATCGCGCTGAAAAGCCCAACTACAATAGATTATTCAATTGCTGAATCGTCGGATCTTGCCTTTGTTGAACAATTTGACGATAGGTATTGACGAGTTCCGCCGCCATTTGATCAGTAATTTCGGCCGCCTCTTCACTGGAACGGCATTGCAGATAAAGGGAACTGTACTTGCCAGATTGGAATAGGTTAAGGGTCAGTTCTCGCATCAGTTCCTCATCCAAACAGGCACAAAGATCACAGGTTTCGGGATCTGCTAACATTTGCTGCTTTGCTCTGGAGCGGATAGCAGCTTTCATTGGGAAGTATTGGGCAGGTTCCATAAGTACACCAATTGAGCGACGATGCAAAGGAGTATACAGTTCTCTGCGTTTGTGCTCAATCGGTAAAGAGACAGATTTTTGGTAGGGGGTCGGGGTCAGGTGCCAGGTGTCAGGTGTCAGGTGCGAGTAACCTGGGGTGATACGCTTGCCGACCAATGAAGCTTTTACAATCTGCACTCTAAAATCTGCAATCTAAAATGGTATTACCACCTAGATTACTTGTAGCAAAGGCACTTTGAATGACCCTGCGGTTGCAGGTAAATTTTGAGGGGTGACAACAACCTGCAAGCGGTAGGCTCCTGGGTTTTC from Kovacikia minuta CCNUW1 carries:
- a CDS encoding IS3 family transposase (programmed frameshift); translation: MPCVSTPAHNGAQASGVRNPEVVEKAQRRIYTAEYKLRILQETDSCSEGQIGAILRREGLYSSHLTTWRRQRQAGQLAALTDNKRGRKPMPANPLNAEVERLRRENERLSQRLQQAELIIDIQKKACAILNITLATKHQRHQRLMSAVEQLAPTMGVAPVCQGLGVSRASYYRKQKPKGEPKPKPKPERALSNEERQQVLDLLHSDRFVDQSPQEVYATLLDEGTYLCSMRTMYRILADHAEVRERRHQLRHPNYQKPELLATGANQLWSWDITKLYGPYKWTYYYLYVILDVFSRYVVGWMVAHRESASLAERLIEQTTQKQQIQPGQLTIHADRGAAMTSKAVALLLSDLGVTKTHSRPHVSNDNPYSEAQFKTLKYQPQFPKQFGSIEDARTFCQTFFQWYNHDHHHSGIGLLTPAILHYGQAPAVTQQRQQVLQAAYLTHPERFVKGLPMPPAIPTEAWINPPVVSTAQGQEQH
- a CDS encoding transposase DNA-binding-containing protein, giving the protein MKSHPFSDFRHGQRLRETVRLLAEQPEASVPQASGSASKSQSMYRFWTNERVQPTQILASHRGSVVERANAAAVVLAIQDTTDLNISSQQLSKRLCWDSRRLHSSASRNGRRGVRP
- a CDS encoding Uma2 family endonuclease; translated protein: MTSLLNQSSDQRILHQGTWEQFKLIQKGFDGSPGVRLFYDEGTIEILMPGREHEIFASIIGDLVTTFLAEKGIFFQPTGAMAQEKEGVVSAQADVSYCIGSVKPIPDLSIEVVFTSGSSSKLEHYKALGVPEVWFWEDGLLSLYHLRNGNDERVDLSLFPELNDLNLDLLKRCILIAETDAGEAIRTFRREI
- a CDS encoding peroxiredoxin-like family protein, which codes for MNPYNILKQTQRQRVSDGNPVSILDGCDSAYRLLVLVLPQLGDFDSLEYAWWLQKYSQQLQDAKLTIRAVGIGDRASGEQFCTYTGFSPHSLFVDPTAELHRQLGLYTGLSLKVPVLSPGQNAWLNLMLMCAGLGSPGTLAEVFRGYRGDRTAPQLIADNEVVKAAPLPALKGSFFNLAGGKGFQRPFELATLRLRNMAEALGHWRTYVPNAAYLTQRGGTFLFDLEGNLLYEHRDQGILGFAANMSQPLSFLLTDFTMPQFKQENRR
- the petN gene encoding cytochrome b6-f complex subunit PetN, whose amino-acid sequence is MDILTLGWVGLLAVFTFSISLVVWGRNGF